The following nucleotide sequence is from Desulfofalx alkaliphila DSM 12257.
GAATTTTGTGAATCGAAGAATTGAAAAGCCTCTTGCTCACTGTCTGTAACAATTTGAACTACACTACAACGTTCGAATAAATAATTTTTGTACTTGTTTTGCTCATCTTTCGGTAGCTCACTTATTCTCTTAGATAAAATTTCATAATTAGTTACAATCACATCGTTAGACAGTTGATTGTATTTTTCTTGTAATAACCCCAGATCCTTCTCACCTAAACAGTATAGAAGAATCGAAATAGTTGTCAGTCGTTGTTGGCCATCGACAATGTTATACTTTCCGTTTTCTTTATGTAAAATTACTGAACCAACTCTATATTCTTGTAAACCTTCATGGTATGCATTATAAGTATCTTGAAAAAGCGTATTTGCAGACTTCACACTCCAACTATACGGGCGCTGATATGGTGGTAAAGCCAATTTCATATGAAGTAATTCATGAATCTTTCTTATTTTTAATTCATCTTGAAGCAAAGCCACCTGCAAGTCCCCCCCTAACTTTCAAATCACTATTACGTAATATTTACGACCGTCACTTAAGTCCTGCCAGATAAAATCATATCTGCTTGTTAATGCAATGCTTTCTTTATTTTTTCCTACACCTGTTGGCTTAAAAATACAACCGTAAACAGAACATTCTTCTCTAAAAAACCTATATATACCTTCATTGTTGCGCCCTTCATAAAAAGGTCTATCCGAAACAAGAGCAACAGCAGCTGTTTTAGTAAATCCTCGGTTCTTAAGCTCCTCCATAAATTTAATATCCTTCACGAACGAATACATCTGTTCTGGATACTGACCATTTAATGGGCACTTAAGTTCAATTGCATACTTCTCTGATTTATCTTCATTAAAAATAGTAATATCTATTTCTTTTTTTATAGTTTTATTGTCTGGTGTGAAGTATGATACATTTCTTTCAAATTGAATACGATAGTCCGGAAGCTTTTCACGTAGGAATATCCCCAGCTCATGCTGGAGGCTAAACTCATTATAAATTTCAATACTCTTAGACTGAACAAACAAGAAAAAGTCATCTACTAATTGCCTTAAATTAAGCAAAGCCTCCACCCCATACACCCTAATATAATTTATAGTTTTTTATTGCCCTTCATAATAGTTTTGCTATATCCTCAAACCTTCTGATACCGCTGCTGGTTAGATGAAGTCTTTTCAATAGCCTTTATATTACCTTCCATTTTATTTACGTAGTTTAAAAATAAAGTCCCAAGCAGAAGTCGATCCTTTCTGGGTATTCTATTCCATACATAACCCTTGAACAGGTCTTTAACAAGAAAGACTTCACCTGCATTCAAGTTTTCAGTTTCCTTAATAGCTTCTTCTAGTAGCTCATTAACATCGCTCATGTTGTCATCTCCTTATCAATAACAATATCAACAACATTGTTAATAAGATTATATGCCTCTTACCAATTCCAGTCAATAAGAAGAAAACCACCAATCAAGAGAATATATCTCCTGAATGGTGGTCATTCATGAAGGTTATTTTTATACATCTACTGTCACTTGCCTCTTTATCCTCTTCCTAACCTGAAGAGTTTTTTCAAATTAACCCGGTTAGACAATGTTTCCTATACCCCGACATTTTGCTATAATTTTTGCAAAATGCTTCGGGGTGATTTTTGTGGTCGTTTATCATGACTTTAAAATCGATTTAGAAGAATATGCCCGTTTGGGAAAGGAAAACAATTTTCCTTCTTTTGATAGATGTCCCTGTTGTAAGGGCATGGTTCGCCTTTATCGTCATGGCTACTACTGGCGAAATGCGGTTGATGGTGAAAAAGCGGAGTACAGCATTCCCATCTGTCGCTTGATTT
It contains:
- a CDS encoding single-stranded DNA-binding protein, coding for MSDVNELLEEAIKETENLNAGEVFLVKDLFKGYVWNRIPRKDRLLLGTLFLNYVNKMEGNIKAIEKTSSNQQRYQKV